The Streptomyces durmitorensis genome contains the following window.
CCGCTCCAGGTGGGCGGAGGCCTCGGCCAGTTCGGCGCGCAGCGTCTCGCGCTCGTCGGCCATGGACCGGCGCTGCCCGATGAGGTGCTTGCGGTCGGCTTCGAGCGTGGTCAGGCGCTCGGTGAGGGCGGCCGCGTGCTCGTGCAGCGCGTTGACGGACCGTACGACCTGGGCGAACTCGTCGTCGCGGCCCGTGAAGCGGATCGGCTCCTGGGGCGCGGGCTCGGTGGCCAGGCGGGCCGAGCCGATGCGCAGGACGGCGAGCGGACGGGTCAGGCTGCGGGCCATGCCCATGGAGACGCCGACCGCGACGAGCAGCGTGACGCCGATGAGCGCGACGCGGATCTCAAGGGCCGTCACGTCGTCGTCGCGCAGCTTGGCGAGGTCCTTGGTGCGCTGCACGGTGAGCGCGGACTCGGCGCCGCGCATCATCTCGATGCGGGCGGAGAGCGCGGCGTCGAGCTTCTTGCGGTCGTATCCGCGCTCGGCGGTGGAGAGCGTGGGCTGGTCGGTGAGACGGGTGAGGTACTTCTCCGCCGTCGTCACCTCGTGGCCGGTGACCGTCGAGTCGTACGTCGTGCGGGCGCCGTCCGTGGCCGCGTCCCGGAAGTCGGCGATGGCGGCCTGCCCGCGGAGGTGGGCCTGCTGGCCCGCGGCGCTGAGGCCGTCGCGGCGCCTGCTGTCGGCGGAGGACTCGTCGACCACGGTGGTGGGCAGGCCGGTGACGGGGTCGACGGTGGTGCTCGTCTCGGTGGAGCTCGGGACGGCGAGAGCGGCCAGGAGGAGGCCACGGGCGCTCGCCGCCTGTTCGACGGCGTGGTCGAGGTCGGCGAGGGCGTAGGCGCCGGAGCCCGCGCGGGGCGGGGTCTGCTCGGCGAGTTCGCGGGTGAGGCCGTGCAGTTCGGTGATGACGTCCGAGTACGCCGTGTGGGCTTCCAGAGCGGTGCTCTTGCCGGTGAGCGCCGCTCTGCGGACGGCGCCGATGTCGGCGAGGTCCGCCCGCAGACCGGCCGGCGCGTCGGCCGTGCGCAGCTCCTCGATCTGGCGGTCGACGCGGGCGCTGCGGCTCTCGGAGAGCCCCTTGCCCTGCGGGCGGCCCGCCGCGATGAAGGAGGTGACCTCGTCGCGCTCGTCGGCCAGGGAGTGTCCGAGGGAGACGGCGTCCTGGGTGCGCTCGGCGAGGGTCACCAGACTCTGCGCGTCGCTCAGTTGACCGGAGGCGGCGACGATGGCGGGCGCTCCGGCCCCGGCGATCGCGGCGGCCACGACGGCGACGGCGACGATCAGCCGATTGCGTACGCGCTTGGTGGGCTTGGAGTTGACGGACTTCACGGGCTTCGAGGGCCCGTCGGCGGACTTCACCGGCTTCGAAGCGCCGTCAGGAGCCGTCACGCCGGGGGCCGTCGCACCGGGGGGCGTCTGCTCTCCCGCCGCGTGCTCGGGGTTCTCTCCCGCTGTGGTCTCGGACGAGCGCTCTGTAGGGGTGGTCGCGCCCGGCGTGGCCCCTTCGGGAGCCGTCTGCTTGCCCTTGCGCCCAGGCCGCATCTTCTGCACCGGTGCTCGCATTCTTGTTTTTCGTCTGCCCATGGGCCCGGGTGACGATCCGTCAACACACGCGCCCCCCGGTACGGCTCCTGACCCTTCCAGTGCCGATGGGTGGCAGTCGTGCATCACATGCCTGGCCACCCGAAGGAGTGAACATCGGCGGGGAGTTGGCGAGCAAGTCCCCGCCGGAGCCGAAAGTCTCGGCCACGGTGCGCCGGTTGGACGTCGACCGCAGGCTTTGGCAGGATGCGCCGCCACACGCCGACGGAAGCGATCATTCCGACTGAAATCCGGCGTCTGACCTGCTGGTCCGGGCCAACCCCGCTCGATTGCGGCCTCCGGATGACCTTGTGAAGGCCTCGTGCAGACTGGCCGAATGCGTATCGAACTCGCCACCGAGCCCGGAGACCCCGCCCGCCCCAACGAGGACTATGCCGCGGTGACGCTTCCCGCGGCCGGACAAGGCGGATCGCTCGTCCTTCTGGACGGGGTGACTCCACCTGCCGGAGATGACGGCTGCCTGCATTCCGTCCCTTGGTTCACGGCGCGACTCGGGGGCGCACTGGGAGAACTGTCCGTTTCGCGGCGGGATATGACGCTCGCCGAGATCCTCGCGGCGGCGATCGTGCGCACCGCGGACGCCCATGGTCAGACTTGTGACCTTTCTCACCCGCGCACGCCTCAGGCCACCGTGGTTCTGGTGCGTTGGGACGACGAACGGGTCGAGCACCTCGTCCTGTCCGACTCCGCGCTCCTGGTGGCGGGCCCTGACGGCCACGTCACCCCGGTACTCGACGAGCGCCTCACGGAACTGCCGCCGCGGATCCGCGCGATGCGCGACGAGGTCCGCGCGCTGCCGCGCGGCTCCGCCGAACGCGAGGTCGCGGGCCGCGCGTACGGCGCCGCGGTCGAGGCCCTGCGGAACGCGGAGGACGGCTTCTTCACGGCGGCCGCGGATCCGTCGGCGGCCGCGCGGGCGGTCACCGGCACCTGGCCGCGCGCCGAGGTGACGGCGGTGGCGGCCCTGACGGACGGGGTCGGGCGCTGGGTCGAGACGTTCCGCGCGGGCGACTGGACGGAGTGCTTCACACTGCTGCGGAAGGACGGTCCGCAGCGTCTGGTGGACCGGGTGCGGGAGCTGGAGCGGGCGGACCCGGAGGGGACGGCGTTCCCGCGGGGGAAGCGGCATGACGACGCGGCTGTCGTTTACGCGGAGTTGTGACGGGCCCCAAGGGGCCTGAGGGGCCCTGAGGGCTCCGGCCCTCGGAACTCCGGTCCTCGGAACTCCGGCCCT
Protein-coding sequences here:
- a CDS encoding nitrate- and nitrite sensing domain-containing protein, producing MRAPVQKMRPGRKGKQTAPEGATPGATTPTERSSETTAGENPEHAAGEQTPPGATAPGVTAPDGASKPVKSADGPSKPVKSVNSKPTKRVRNRLIVAVAVVAAAIAGAGAPAIVAASGQLSDAQSLVTLAERTQDAVSLGHSLADERDEVTSFIAAGRPQGKGLSESRSARVDRQIEELRTADAPAGLRADLADIGAVRRAALTGKSTALEAHTAYSDVITELHGLTRELAEQTPPRAGSGAYALADLDHAVEQAASARGLLLAALAVPSSTETSTTVDPVTGLPTTVVDESSADSRRRDGLSAAGQQAHLRGQAAIADFRDAATDGARTTYDSTVTGHEVTTAEKYLTRLTDQPTLSTAERGYDRKKLDAALSARIEMMRGAESALTVQRTKDLAKLRDDDVTALEIRVALIGVTLLVAVGVSMGMARSLTRPLAVLRIGSARLATEPAPQEPIRFTGRDDEFAQVVRSVNALHEHAAALTERLTTLEADRKHLIGQRRSMADERETLRAELAEASAHLERVRQSIHGTFVNLALRTLGLVERQLAVIENLEDREQDPDRLATLFKLDHFATVMRRHSENLLVLAGAEHGHQHPGPVPLVDVVRAAVSEIERYERVRIATLPPHAHVAGFAADDISHLVAELLENATSFSPPDASVEVSGWLLESGEVMLSVQDEGIGVTEDRMDELNSRLAEFRPDDAYDQETGDGLGLGLYVVARLAARHGARVRLREQKQGGVAAVVVLPKSILAAAPAVGAPPVGVPVPGGAPALHLPGSEAEANSNVLPGRAASPAAASSADAGAAVEDPLIAAAEHAVREAGAEPEAEPEPDPAPEASPDPAPEASPETTMELALPAVDADPEAEAEPAPAPEPEAAPAPKWDRVTDKGLPKRTPKITAPEPTVPKARSGSVDAEALRKRLGGFHQGAISGRRDVEAELNERTEETEETEQTENMGDTVEEASS
- a CDS encoding protein phosphatase 2C domain-containing protein — its product is MRIELATEPGDPARPNEDYAAVTLPAAGQGGSLVLLDGVTPPAGDDGCLHSVPWFTARLGGALGELSVSRRDMTLAEILAAAIVRTADAHGQTCDLSHPRTPQATVVLVRWDDERVEHLVLSDSALLVAGPDGHVTPVLDERLTELPPRIRAMRDEVRALPRGSAEREVAGRAYGAAVEALRNAEDGFFTAAADPSAAARAVTGTWPRAEVTAVAALTDGVGRWVETFRAGDWTECFTLLRKDGPQRLVDRVRELERADPEGTAFPRGKRHDDAAVVYAEL